The following are encoded together in the Leuconostoc mesenteroides subsp. mesenteroides ATCC 8293 genome:
- a CDS encoding DUF2785 domain-containing protein — protein sequence MTLKEQLLQIKQNSPSIISNKLLFEMVENIGSLDSELRDTLIYSLFSDWTTTGKLSVNQEQKVSSFLLDNSYLLQNIDNKNDKLSIFTRSFAALFLASLSYRHNNHSFLSQSQQRQIIEQSIDYIQNEHDFRGLTNDGWAHGIAHIADLLDEVVDFTTFTHNDSILVINAIKNILHNSFLFTADEPGRMVVPVLHLINKNIISDDELNNWITLLNDLKVDNFNAYSNVSLFMIKLQAHLLIAYPDSNKLVSLVNCTIKQNYQRFKYI from the coding sequence ATGACTCTAAAAGAACAGCTTCTTCAGATTAAACAAAATAGCCCTTCGATTATTTCTAACAAACTACTTTTTGAAATGGTTGAAAACATTGGCTCGTTAGATTCTGAATTACGAGACACACTCATCTACAGTCTCTTTTCTGACTGGACTACAACCGGGAAGTTATCAGTAAATCAAGAACAAAAGGTGTCGAGTTTCTTGCTTGATAACAGTTATCTATTACAAAATATCGATAATAAAAACGATAAACTAAGTATCTTTACTCGTAGCTTTGCAGCACTTTTTCTAGCCTCACTATCATACCGTCATAATAATCATTCATTTTTATCTCAAAGTCAACAACGTCAGATTATTGAACAAAGTATTGATTATATTCAGAACGAACATGATTTTCGTGGTCTAACAAATGATGGTTGGGCTCATGGCATTGCCCATATTGCAGATTTGCTCGATGAAGTTGTTGATTTCACTACTTTTACACACAATGACAGCATCCTTGTCATTAACGCCATCAAAAATATTTTACACAATTCATTTCTATTCACAGCTGATGAACCTGGTCGAATGGTCGTTCCAGTTCTGCATTTGATTAATAAAAATATAATATCCGATGATGAGCTTAATAATTGGATTACTTTGCTTAATGACCTCAAAGTTGATAACTTCAATGCTTATAGTAATGTTTCACTTTTCATGATCAAGTTACAAGCACATTTATTAATAGCGTACCCAGATTCGAATAAATTAGTTTCGTTAGTCAATTGCACAATTAAACAAAATTACCAGCGTTTCAAATATATATAA
- the groL gene encoding chaperonin GroEL (60 kDa chaperone family; promotes refolding of misfolded polypeptides especially under stressful conditions; forms two stacked rings of heptamers to form a barrel-shaped 14mer; ends can be capped by GroES; misfolded proteins enter the barrel where they are refolded when GroES binds) — MAKELKFSEDARAKMKAGVDKLADTVKTTIGPKGRNVVLEQSYGAPTITNDGVTIAKAIELEDHFENMGAKLVAEVASKTNDIAGDGTTTATVLTQAIVGEGLKNVTAGANPVGIRTGIEKATAAAVAKLHEMSHTVNTKDEIAQIASISAANEEVGELIAEAMDKVGNDGVITIEESKGIETTLDVVEGMQFDRGYMSQYMVTDNDKMEANLDNPYILITDKKIGNIQDILPVLQSVVEQGRALLIIADDITGEALPTLVLNKMRGTFNVVAVKAPGFGDRRKAQLEDIAILTGGTVITEDLGLNLKDVTIDQLGQASKINITKDNTTIVEGSGDKGAVASRVDTIKQQIAETTSDFDREKLQERLAKLAGGVAVINVGAATETELKERKYRIEDALNATRAAVEEGFVAGGGTALVNVIAAVSALSEEGDVQTGINTVIKALESPVRQIAENAGLEGSVIVNKLKEQKEGFGYNAATDEWVDMIAAGIVDPTKVTRSALQNAASVSALLLTTEAVVAEEPKDDAPAAMPQGGMPGMM; from the coding sequence ATGGCTAAAGAATTAAAGTTTTCAGAAGATGCACGTGCAAAGATGAAGGCCGGTGTTGACAAGTTAGCTGATACAGTTAAAACGACTATTGGACCAAAGGGTCGTAATGTTGTTTTGGAACAATCATATGGTGCACCAACCATTACCAATGATGGTGTAACAATTGCTAAAGCAATTGAACTAGAAGACCATTTTGAAAATATGGGCGCTAAGCTTGTCGCTGAAGTTGCTTCAAAGACAAATGATATCGCAGGTGATGGTACAACAACCGCTACTGTTTTGACTCAAGCAATTGTCGGTGAAGGTTTGAAGAACGTGACTGCTGGTGCCAACCCAGTTGGGATTCGAACAGGCATTGAAAAAGCAACTGCAGCAGCCGTTGCAAAGCTGCATGAAATGTCACACACAGTTAATACTAAAGATGAAATTGCTCAAATTGCATCAATTTCAGCCGCCAATGAAGAAGTTGGTGAATTGATTGCTGAAGCAATGGATAAAGTTGGTAATGACGGTGTGATCACCATTGAAGAATCAAAGGGTATCGAAACAACACTTGATGTTGTTGAGGGTATGCAATTCGATCGTGGTTACATGTCACAATACATGGTGACTGACAATGACAAAATGGAAGCTAACCTAGATAATCCATACATCTTGATTACTGATAAGAAGATTGGTAACATTCAAGATATTTTGCCAGTATTGCAAAGTGTTGTTGAACAAGGACGTGCTTTGTTGATCATTGCTGATGATATTACCGGTGAAGCCTTGCCAACATTAGTTTTGAACAAGATGCGTGGTACATTCAATGTTGTTGCGGTTAAGGCACCAGGATTTGGTGATCGTCGTAAGGCACAATTGGAAGATATCGCTATCTTAACTGGCGGTACAGTAATTACTGAAGATCTTGGTTTGAATTTGAAGGATGTTACAATTGATCAACTTGGTCAAGCTTCAAAGATTAACATCACAAAGGATAACACAACAATTGTTGAAGGTTCAGGTGATAAGGGTGCTGTCGCATCTCGTGTTGATACAATCAAGCAACAAATTGCTGAAACAACTTCTGATTTTGATCGTGAAAAGTTGCAAGAACGTCTTGCAAAGTTGGCTGGTGGTGTCGCTGTTATTAACGTTGGTGCAGCCACAGAAACTGAATTGAAAGAACGTAAGTACCGCATTGAAGATGCTTTGAATGCAACGCGTGCTGCTGTCGAAGAAGGTTTCGTTGCCGGTGGTGGTACAGCCTTGGTAAATGTTATTGCTGCTGTTTCAGCTTTGTCAGAAGAAGGCGACGTTCAAACTGGTATCAATACTGTTATTAAAGCATTGGAATCACCTGTTCGTCAAATCGCTGAAAATGCTGGCTTAGAAGGATCAGTGATTGTTAACAAGTTGAAGGAACAAAAAGAAGGATTTGGTTACAACGCTGCTACTGATGAGTGGGTAGACATGATTGCCGCTGGTATTGTGGACCCTACTAAGGTAACACGTTCAGCATTGCAAAATGCCGCCTCTGTTTCAGCATTGTTGTTGACAACAGAAGCTGTCGTTGCTGAAGAGCCAAAAGATGATGCACCAGCTGCTATGCCACAAGGTGGTATGCCAGGTATGATGTAA
- a CDS encoding PTS transporter subunit IIC, which yields MSIKAEGEKWSAKESQDLRNEEYARKAKENAPVEFSGQTDLRLKDFFFKVLSGSAQGILIGVLPSAVMKYIIQYSGLGTTAFGANLSAILTLFTSLIPFLIGMAVALQFKMKSLDVGVVAIATAVASGSIKWAVAPKGWLNPVTGLNSVAPANVYIASGAGDVINAMIVSAIAVFVTWLVARYLKGFGSVAIILSPILVGGGVGLVGKMIAPYVGDVTTWIGQLVETFTKLAPIPMAMLIAMAFAIIIITPVSTVGIALAISLSGIGSGAAAMGVVATTIVLLINSWKVNKPGVTVAIALGAMKGMMPSVFAKPVTMLSFLLAAAISGIPVALFNIQGTPTTAGFGYIGLVSPIQSMVKDPTVPSTVMNHFINPAIAVLAWLVIPIIAGFIAQFVFSKLLKLYTPMDFQQEL from the coding sequence ATGTCTATCAAAGCAGAAGGCGAGAAGTGGTCTGCCAAAGAATCGCAGGATTTGCGTAATGAAGAATATGCACGTAAAGCGAAAGAAAATGCCCCCGTTGAGTTTAGTGGTCAAACTGATTTACGTTTGAAAGATTTCTTTTTTAAGGTTTTGTCAGGTTCAGCGCAAGGTATTTTAATTGGTGTTTTGCCATCAGCTGTTATGAAGTACATCATTCAGTATTCAGGTCTGGGTACTACAGCATTTGGCGCTAATTTGAGTGCTATTTTAACGTTATTCACATCATTGATTCCATTTTTGATTGGTATGGCGGTTGCTTTACAGTTCAAAATGAAGAGCTTAGATGTTGGTGTTGTTGCGATAGCGACAGCCGTAGCTTCTGGATCAATCAAGTGGGCCGTTGCACCCAAGGGGTGGCTTAATCCAGTGACTGGCCTCAACTCTGTAGCACCTGCTAACGTTTATATAGCATCTGGTGCTGGTGATGTGATCAATGCAATGATCGTTTCCGCTATTGCGGTTTTCGTTACTTGGCTTGTTGCCCGCTACCTAAAAGGATTTGGATCAGTTGCTATTATTTTAAGTCCTATCCTTGTTGGTGGTGGCGTTGGTTTGGTCGGTAAAATGATTGCGCCTTATGTCGGGGATGTTACTACTTGGATTGGTCAATTAGTTGAAACATTTACTAAATTAGCACCTATACCTATGGCAATGTTAATTGCAATGGCTTTTGCCATTATCATTATTACACCAGTTTCAACTGTTGGAATTGCTTTGGCAATTAGTCTATCAGGAATTGGATCTGGTGCGGCTGCCATGGGTGTTGTTGCTACAACCATTGTGCTATTGATTAATTCATGGAAAGTCAATAAGCCAGGTGTAACAGTTGCTATTGCATTAGGTGCCATGAAAGGTATGATGCCATCAGTCTTTGCAAAGCCGGTGACAATGCTATCATTCTTGTTAGCAGCCGCGATTTCTGGTATTCCAGTTGCGTTGTTTAATATCCAAGGAACACCAACAACAGCTGGATTTGGTTATATTGGATTGGTATCACCAATTCAATCAATGGTCAAAGATCCTACTGTACCTTCAACAGTTATGAATCACTTCATTAATCCAGCGATTGCAGTTCTGGCATGGTTGGTTATTCCCATCATTGCAGGATTCATTGCACAATTTGTGTTTAGTAAACTATTGAAACTTTATACACCAATGGATTTCCAACAAGAGCTATAA
- a CDS encoding DUF956 family protein, with translation MVQSLNAKAEYTTQGISYLGIGAKYGKILVGDQAFEFFNDNNVEDYIQIPWKNISAVYVHVTGNRVSRRFKIKTDKIDLDFSAKSSGSLLKVMREHLGNDKILRTASLWDTIRSRFKRK, from the coding sequence ATGGTACAGTCTTTAAACGCAAAAGCAGAATATACAACGCAAGGCATTTCTTATCTAGGTATTGGGGCGAAGTATGGTAAGATTTTAGTAGGAGATCAGGCGTTCGAGTTCTTTAATGATAATAATGTTGAAGATTATATTCAAATTCCTTGGAAAAACATAAGCGCTGTCTACGTACACGTCACAGGGAATCGAGTTAGTCGCCGATTTAAAATTAAAACAGATAAAATTGATTTAGATTTTTCTGCTAAGTCGTCGGGCAGTTTACTTAAAGTGATGCGTGAGCATCTAGGAAACGACAAAATATTACGAACTGCATCCTTATGGGATACTATTCGGTCACGATTCAAACGCAAATAA
- a CDS encoding prenyltransferase, whose protein sequence is MTYKQFLDLVEIRVVVPSIAPLLVGLAYSQWQYARVNWVNTLLLIIATVAVHLAVNTFNRYEDNKRQKENSFLRESDDVEAITDKQVLHVAEGLALIAVLAGVIVALRTDYITWIIGIVSFLIGYFYSAGPKPITNTPFGEIVSGITMGYFIFVAQVYVNTRMVPTGNVLFQWFIVSLPLTIFIAEIMFANNIADYDEDQANDRHTLVHYIGIKNAKKIYVFWAILAFVEIILVTLVGWLPTTSYTLLILLPIIIKNARAFVNHPVKKETFILAIKNLVVVFMGMLVTLLVGILL, encoded by the coding sequence ATGACATATAAGCAGTTTTTAGACTTGGTGGAGATTCGGGTTGTTGTACCGAGTATTGCACCACTATTGGTTGGTTTAGCATATAGCCAGTGGCAGTATGCTCGTGTTAATTGGGTGAATACACTATTGTTAATTATTGCGACGGTTGCAGTACATTTAGCCGTTAATACTTTCAATCGTTATGAGGATAATAAACGCCAAAAAGAGAACTCTTTTTTGAGGGAGTCTGATGATGTTGAAGCAATTACTGATAAACAAGTATTGCATGTTGCAGAAGGCCTGGCATTGATAGCAGTGCTTGCAGGAGTTATTGTCGCTTTGCGAACGGATTATATAACTTGGATTATTGGAATTGTTAGTTTTTTAATTGGTTATTTTTATTCTGCCGGACCAAAACCGATCACAAATACACCATTTGGTGAAATTGTGTCTGGAATAACAATGGGCTATTTTATTTTCGTGGCTCAAGTATATGTAAACACACGCATGGTGCCGACAGGGAATGTACTGTTTCAATGGTTTATTGTCAGTTTACCATTGACTATTTTTATTGCAGAGATTATGTTTGCTAATAACATTGCTGATTATGATGAGGATCAAGCAAATGATCGACATACGTTAGTTCACTACATAGGCATTAAAAATGCGAAAAAAATATATGTCTTTTGGGCAATTTTAGCTTTTGTTGAAATTATACTCGTGACACTAGTTGGCTGGTTGCCAACAACTTCTTATACTTTATTAATTTTACTGCCGATTATTATCAAAAATGCACGTGCATTTGTGAATCATCCTGTCAAAAAAGAGACATTCATTTTAGCCATTAAAAATTTAGTTGTCGTTTTTATGGGGATGCTTGTTACTTTATTAGTAGGCATATTGTTATAG
- a CDS encoding YitT family protein gives MKILKNYQALRYIVIVMALEIVAISINFFYAPAKVAAGGATGLAILINELVGFDRAATVLIVNLIMIVLAAVFLDRGTTARIAFGSIVLPVLLKVTPSFQVLQDRTFAVLVGGSIFAVGVALLYRIDASSGGTAVPPMIFKKYFRISPALSLLAIDTVVSLGNLVTQGLEALILALFSLVITAVVMNYIETGLDRRKMVYITTNDRIDDLKKYLLDGDKGFTIMDVRGGYMGDGREMLMVVLDNHEYNHFLRGIHQVDPEAFTIAYDISEAHGGTFL, from the coding sequence ATGAAAATACTTAAAAACTATCAAGCACTACGTTATATTGTTATTGTAATGGCACTCGAAATCGTAGCAATCAGCATTAACTTTTTTTATGCACCGGCAAAAGTTGCTGCTGGTGGCGCAACTGGATTGGCTATTTTAATTAACGAATTGGTGGGTTTTGATCGAGCAGCTACTGTGTTGATCGTCAATTTGATTATGATTGTTTTGGCAGCTGTTTTTTTGGATCGTGGTACCACAGCGCGAATTGCTTTTGGCAGTATTGTTTTGCCGGTGTTATTGAAAGTTACACCAAGTTTTCAAGTTTTACAAGATCGAACCTTTGCGGTGCTTGTTGGTGGTAGTATTTTTGCTGTTGGTGTAGCATTACTTTATCGAATTGATGCTTCTAGTGGTGGAACTGCAGTGCCTCCGATGATTTTTAAGAAGTATTTTCGCATTTCACCAGCTTTATCTCTGCTGGCAATTGATACAGTTGTTTCGTTAGGGAACTTGGTAACGCAAGGGTTAGAAGCACTGATTTTGGCGCTTTTTTCATTAGTTATTACTGCGGTTGTGATGAACTATATCGAAACTGGTTTGGATCGTCGTAAAATGGTCTACATTACAACAAATGATCGCATTGATGATTTGAAAAAATATTTGCTTGATGGTGACAAGGGCTTCACAATTATGGATGTTCGTGGCGGTTATATGGGTGATGGACGTGAAATGTTGATGGTGGTCCTTGATAATCATGAGTATAATCATTTTTTGCGTGGCATTCATCAAGTTGATCCGGAGGCTTTTACGATCGCTTATGATATTTCTGAGGCGCATGGAGGGACTTTTCTTTGA
- a CDS encoding DUF421 domain-containing protein, with product MSIYLPILTKLAIGLVALIIQINVMGKGNLAPTNALDQVQNYVLGGIIGAVIYSDTITVFQFTIVLIIWTMLVMTFKFLKEHNRYVKLLIDGQPKVVIERGKVNIKNVLSSGLSANDLMFKLRSQSVYDLSQVKRAVLEINGQLTVILAGEENMKYPIIFDGQINMDVLDIIDRDESWLTDIVQNQGYDSINDIFVGEYIDGKVRLTPYESK from the coding sequence ATGAGTATTTATCTACCCATATTAACTAAGCTAGCAATTGGGTTAGTAGCTTTAATAATTCAGATTAATGTTATGGGAAAGGGCAACTTAGCACCGACAAACGCGTTAGATCAGGTTCAAAATTATGTTTTGGGTGGTATTATTGGCGCAGTTATTTACTCAGACACCATCACAGTTTTTCAATTTACAATTGTATTGATTATTTGGACAATGTTAGTAATGACATTCAAGTTTTTAAAAGAACATAATCGTTACGTTAAACTATTAATTGATGGTCAGCCTAAGGTTGTCATTGAACGAGGAAAAGTGAACATCAAAAACGTCCTGTCTTCTGGCTTATCAGCGAATGATTTAATGTTTAAATTGCGATCACAAAGTGTCTATGATTTGTCTCAAGTTAAAAGAGCTGTGCTTGAAATAAATGGACAGCTGACAGTAATCTTAGCCGGTGAGGAGAATATGAAATATCCTATTATATTTGATGGGCAAATCAACATGGATGTATTGGACATCATTGATCGTGATGAGTCATGGTTAACTGATATTGTACAAAATCAAGGTTATGACAGTATTAATGACATATTCGTTGGCGAGTACATCGACGGAAAAGTTCGCTTAACACCGTATGAAAGTAAGTGA
- a CDS encoding D-2-hydroxyacid dehydrogenase has protein sequence MKIFAYGIRDDEKPSLEEWKAANPEIEVDYTQELLTPETAKLAEGSDSAVVYQQLDYTRETLTALANVGVTNLSLRNVGTDNIDFDAAREFNFNISNVPVYSPNAIAEHSMIQLSRLLRRTKALDAKIAKHDLRWAPTIGREMRMQTVGVIGTGHIGRVAINILKGFGAKVIAYDKYPNAELQAEGLYVDTLDELYAQADAISLYVPGVPENHHLINADAIAKMKDGVVIMNAARGNLMDIDAIIDGLNSGKISDFGMDVYENEVGLFNEDWSGKEFPDAKIADLIARENVLVTPHTAFYTTKAVLEMVHQSFDAAVAFAKGEKPAIAVEY, from the coding sequence ATGAAGATTTTTGCTTACGGCATTCGTGATGATGAAAAGCCATCACTTGAAGAATGGAAAGCGGCTAACCCAGAGATTGAAGTGGACTACACACAAGAATTATTGACACCTGAAACAGCTAAGTTGGCTGAGGGATCAGATTCAGCTGTTGTTTATCAACAATTGGACTATACACGTGAAACATTGACAGCTTTAGCTAACGTTGGTGTTACTAACTTGTCATTGCGTAACGTTGGTACAGATAACATTGATTTTGATGCAGCACGTGAATTTAACTTTAACATTTCAAATGTTCCTGTTTATTCACCAAATGCTATTGCAGAACACTCAATGATTCAATTATCTCGTTTGCTACGTCGCACGAAAGCATTGGATGCCAAAATTGCTAAGCACGACTTGCGTTGGGCACCAACAATTGGACGTGAAATGCGTATGCAAACAGTTGGTGTTATTGGTACAGGTCATATTGGCCGTGTTGCTATTAACATTTTGAAAGGCTTTGGGGCCAAGGTTATTGCTTATGACAAGTACCCAAATGCTGAATTACAAGCAGAAGGTTTGTACGTTGACACATTAGACGAATTATATGCACAAGCTGATGCAATTTCATTGTATGTTCCTGGTGTACCTGAAAACCATCATCTAATCAATGCAGATGCTATTGCTAAGATGAAGGATGGTGTGGTTATCATGAACGCTGCGCGTGGTAATTTGATGGACATTGACGCTATTATTGATGGTTTGAATTCTGGTAAGATTTCAGACTTCGGTATGGACGTTTATGAAAATGAAGTTGGCTTGTTCAATGAAGATTGGTCTGGTAAAGAATTCCCAGATGCTAAGATTGCTGACTTGATTGCACGCGAAAATGTATTGGTTACGCCACACACGGCTTTCTATACAACTAAAGCTGTTCTAGAAATGGTTCACCAATCATTTGATGCAGCAGTTGCTTTCGCCAAGGGTGAGAAGCCAGCTATTGCTGTTGAATATTAA
- a CDS encoding C1 family peptidase, producing MLTEITNQQIKDFRTATDDKHNNIIRRAVTKNGIHSASFDQEIANINTPIFSIDLDTGKVANQKQSGRCWMFAALNTMRHDIKDRFHISDEFQLSQSYTLFWDKFEKANYFYENVLKTATEPLDSRRVSFLLTTPQQDGGQWDMIVSIIEKYGLVPQSIYPESKASSATAELNNTLNTLLRHDATVLRGLVAQQASKDKISNARNEMLANVYRLLSLTLGEPPVQFDFEYRDELHNFHVERQLTPQDYYQKFVSWDLDEYISVINAPTADKPFDATYNVDMLGNVVGGRDVKHLNVDINKMKAFAISQLKDGQSVWFGVDMGPQVDRESGLMASGIFASDDLFNVDSTMTKAQRLDYGESLMTHAMVLTGVDLDENDQPTKWKVENSWGEKVGKKGYFTMSDDWMSEYAYQIVVKKEYLSSELVNIYDNSKPTLLSPWDPMGALA from the coding sequence TTGTTAACAGAAATTACAAATCAACAAATTAAAGATTTTCGTACAGCAACAGACGATAAACACAACAACATTATTCGTCGAGCTGTTACCAAAAATGGTATTCACAGCGCGAGTTTTGACCAAGAGATTGCAAATATTAACACACCAATATTCTCAATTGATCTAGACACTGGAAAAGTTGCTAACCAAAAGCAATCGGGGCGTTGCTGGATGTTTGCCGCCTTAAACACGATGCGCCATGATATTAAAGATAGGTTTCACATTAGTGATGAATTTCAACTTTCCCAAAGCTACACGTTGTTCTGGGACAAGTTTGAAAAAGCCAATTATTTTTATGAAAATGTTCTCAAAACGGCAACTGAGCCTCTTGACTCACGTCGCGTTTCCTTCTTATTGACTACGCCTCAACAAGACGGTGGACAGTGGGACATGATTGTCTCTATCATTGAAAAATACGGTCTGGTGCCACAAAGCATTTATCCTGAATCAAAAGCTTCTTCTGCCACTGCAGAACTCAACAACACGCTCAATACGCTTCTAAGACACGATGCAACTGTCCTGCGTGGGCTAGTGGCCCAGCAAGCCTCAAAAGACAAGATCTCTAATGCACGCAATGAAATGTTAGCTAACGTCTACCGCTTGTTGTCACTAACTTTGGGTGAGCCACCTGTTCAATTCGACTTTGAATACCGAGATGAGCTGCACAACTTCCACGTTGAACGTCAATTAACACCACAGGATTATTACCAAAAATTTGTTAGTTGGGACTTAGATGAGTATATTTCTGTCATTAACGCACCAACTGCTGACAAACCATTTGATGCCACTTATAATGTTGACATGTTGGGTAATGTTGTTGGTGGTCGTGACGTCAAACACCTTAATGTGGATATCAACAAAATGAAAGCATTCGCCATTTCACAACTCAAAGATGGTCAAAGTGTCTGGTTTGGTGTAGATATGGGTCCTCAAGTTGATCGAGAGAGTGGTCTCATGGCCAGCGGTATTTTTGCTTCCGATGATTTATTTAACGTTGACTCAACGATGACCAAAGCACAGCGTCTTGACTACGGCGAAAGTCTAATGACACACGCAATGGTCTTGACAGGTGTAGATTTAGATGAAAATGACCAACCAACAAAGTGGAAAGTCGAGAATTCTTGGGGCGAGAAAGTTGGTAAGAAAGGCTACTTCACAATGTCAGACGATTGGATGAGCGAATATGCTTATCAAATTGTTGTCAAGAAGGAATATCTAAGCTCAGAACTAGTCAATATTTATGATAATTCAAAGCCAACATTGTTGTCTCCATGGGATCCAATGGGTGCATTAGCTTAG
- a CDS encoding DUF3290 domain-containing protein encodes MNFYSVDYLIKQTNINDTIGKYLMVVVFVLMAVGAVASVRNRLQTRYRELSIIALLLFLFLAGARYTDYQQAKSQDDQKTQMAAFVTKFAKTQGVSKDKLYFNSTTVSDGMLVKMDKKFYRLTISADQQSYSLTRAYLINSKVKVVK; translated from the coding sequence ATGAATTTTTATTCCGTTGACTATTTAATAAAACAAACAAATATAAACGACACTATTGGTAAATATTTAATGGTTGTTGTTTTTGTTTTGATGGCAGTCGGTGCGGTGGCTTCAGTTAGAAATCGTTTGCAAACTCGCTATCGCGAATTAAGCATTATAGCGTTGTTGCTTTTTTTATTCCTAGCTGGTGCACGATATACAGATTATCAGCAAGCTAAATCGCAGGACGATCAGAAGACACAAATGGCTGCTTTTGTAACTAAGTTTGCCAAAACGCAAGGTGTTTCTAAAGATAAATTATATTTTAATTCGACAACAGTGAGTGATGGTATGTTAGTAAAAATGGACAAAAAGTTCTATCGGCTCACAATTAGTGCTGATCAACAGTCTTATAGCCTGACACGTGCATACCTAATTAACTCGAAAGTGAAGGTGGTCAAATGA
- a CDS encoding helix-turn-helix domain-containing protein, giving the protein MNNKKGSVIKEIRKIRGISQQRLGVLIGSQSMVSRIENNKTEPTDHTILLLCDALNISFEEYFSAAFGKKKTT; this is encoded by the coding sequence ATGAATAATAAAAAAGGATCTGTTATCAAAGAAATTAGGAAAATACGAGGAATATCTCAACAACGGTTGGGTGTTTTAATTGGATCACAATCAATGGTGTCTAGAATAGAGAACAATAAGACAGAACCAACTGATCACACCATACTTTTACTGTGTGACGCCCTAAACATTTCATTTGAAGAATATTTTTCGGCTGCTTTTGGAAAAAAAAAAACAACTTAA
- a CDS encoding XRE family transcriptional regulator: MTTVLSQYYQDNDRQKLNQLTQLLQNDTIKNPSDPFMRHYYLMSLSTLYHLDFLVASIDDQNELIDYFFNISYWQFYDLCLLANVVNMIHVERITPYIFDILKQYATNNMPTASVETVSKILINALETSIIQKKDDFTRYLLDKIKKYKFNTDDFKFQTWLLFWTGVFENNNNKVRHAYSIATYLHQNITLKNFDKFLTITQTPSPFFEDTKKDTPKS, encoded by the coding sequence CTGACAACTGTTTTAAGTCAATATTATCAAGACAATGATCGTCAAAAATTGAATCAATTAACGCAATTATTACAAAATGATACAATCAAGAATCCTAGCGACCCATTCATGCGTCATTATTATTTAATGTCGCTGTCTACTTTGTATCACTTAGATTTCCTAGTCGCATCAATCGACGATCAGAATGAATTGATTGATTACTTTTTTAATATTAGTTACTGGCAGTTCTATGACTTATGTTTACTGGCGAATGTAGTTAACATGATACATGTTGAAAGAATCACACCTTACATATTTGACATACTTAAACAGTACGCTACGAATAATATGCCAACGGCATCCGTTGAAACTGTGAGCAAAATATTGATTAACGCTTTGGAAACAAGTATTATACAAAAAAAAGATGACTTTACTAGATATCTATTAGATAAAATTAAAAAATATAAATTTAACACCGATGACTTTAAGTTTCAAACGTGGCTACTATTTTGGACTGGGGTGTTTGAGAATAATAATAACAAAGTTAGGCACGCCTATAGTATTGCTACGTACCTACATCAAAATATTACTTTGAAAAATTTTGATAAGTTTTTAACAATTACTCAAACACCAAGTCCTTTTTTTGAAGACACTAAAAAAGACACACCTAAAAGCTAA
- the groES gene encoding co-chaperone GroES: MLKPLGDRVIIEVTEAAEETVGGIVLASNAKDKPVTGKVVAAGTGYVLNDGTVRDLTVKVGDEVLFDKYAGQEVSFEGQDYLALHEKDIVAVVE, translated from the coding sequence ATGTTGAAGCCATTGGGTGATCGTGTGATTATTGAAGTAACGGAAGCTGCAGAAGAAACTGTCGGTGGGATTGTTTTGGCAAGTAATGCCAAGGACAAGCCTGTTACTGGTAAAGTTGTAGCTGCGGGTACGGGTTATGTCTTAAATGATGGCACAGTCCGTGATTTGACAGTTAAAGTCGGTGATGAAGTCTTGTTTGATAAGTATGCAGGACAAGAAGTGTCATTTGAAGGGCAAGATTACTTAGCATTGCACGAAAAAGACATAGTTGCAGTTGTCGAATAA